A region from the Equus asinus isolate D_3611 breed Donkey chromosome 3, EquAss-T2T_v2, whole genome shotgun sequence genome encodes:
- the LOC106824883 gene encoding olfactory receptor 13G1-like translates to MNNSIITEFMILGFSQNPELQGVLFIVFLLIYLVAFLGNLIIVITIIYNTTLHTPMYVLLLSLAIIDIICTTSIIPKMLGTMLTSGRTISYGGCTSQLFFFTWSLGAEMVLFTTMAYDLYVAICFPLHYSTVMNHHMCMALLSIVMAIAVTNSWVHTGLILKLTFCGPNTIDHFFCEIPPLLSLSCSPVKANEVMVYIADITLAVGNFSLTCISCAFIIAAILRVHTAAGKRKAFLTCSSHLIVVSLYYCPVIYTCICPASSYTFERDKVVAALYTLVTPTLNPVVYSFQNKEMQTGIKKVFSFLKH, encoded by the coding sequence ATGAATAACAGTATTATAACTGAGTTTATGATTCTGGGGTTCAGCCAAAATCCTGAACTCCAGGGAGTTCTCTTCATTGTCTTTCTCCTTATCTATCTTGTGGCTTTTCTTGGCAATTTGATCATTGTCATTACCATAATCTATAACACCACCCTACATACCCCCATGTATGTTCTCCTTCTATCACTGGCTATTATAGACATCATCTGCACAACAAGCATAATACCCAAGATGCTTGGGACCATGTTAACATCAGGAAGGACCATTTCATATGGAGGCTGCACGTCCCAGCTCTTCTTCTTTACATGGTCCCTGGGAGCTGAAATGGTTCTTTTCACCACCATGGCCTATGACCTCTATGTGGCCATCTGTTTCCCTCTTCACTACAGCACTGTCATGAACCACCATATGTGCATGGCCTTACTCAGCATTGTCATGGCTATTGCAGTCACCAATTCCTGGGTACACACAGGTCTCATCCTGAAGCTGACCTTCTGTGGACCAAATACCATTgaccacttcttctgtgagatACCCCCACTTCTGTCTTTGTCCTGCAGCCCTGTGAAAGCCAATGAGGTGATGGTCTATATTGCAGATATTACCCTGGCAGTGGGCAACTTCTCCCTCACCTGCATCTCCTGTGCTTTTATCATTGCTGCCATTCTCCGCGTCCACACAGCAGCAGGCAAGAGAAAGGCCTTTTTGACATGCTCATCCCACCTCATAGTGGTGTCCCTTTACTATTGCCCTGTAATCTACACCTGCATCTGCCCTGCTTCCAGCTACACATTTGAAAGAGACAAGGTGGTAGCTGCACTCTATACTCTTGTGACCCCCACATTGAACCCCGTTGTGTACAGTTTCCAGAACAAGGAGATGCAGACAGGGATTAAGAAagtcttttcatttctgaaacaTTAA